One genomic segment of Nocardioides cavernaquae includes these proteins:
- a CDS encoding AurF N-oxygenase family protein, producing the protein MTIEQTYDEALKTLSEGSVRLHFDAFEDIDWDNPANVIDPAADCWILPTAHPLGGHAWYQGLSEERQKEIGFWMIGQMMKVGLEFENLLIRGLMQYVYNLPNGSPEYRYVTHEATEETHHTQMFQEYVNRAGVNPPGMRRWTKTMPLQMLIPSFATLFPEFFFTLVLGGEEPIDHAQKMILRSGWEMHPLVKRIVSIHVAEEARHISFAHRYLTERADDMGAIRKGLLGVLTPVVYRLMCDMILTPQRSSYRELGIPRSVIKDVYWKSPQGTELLSETFSDLRMLAENIGVRNRVTRPLWKLLGIDGRPARFRGEVHERGGHSHGASTKVA; encoded by the coding sequence ATGACCATCGAGCAGACCTACGACGAGGCCCTGAAGACCCTTTCCGAGGGTTCGGTGCGCCTGCACTTCGACGCCTTCGAGGACATCGACTGGGACAACCCGGCCAACGTCATCGACCCTGCGGCCGACTGCTGGATCCTCCCGACGGCCCACCCGCTGGGTGGCCACGCCTGGTACCAGGGCCTGTCCGAGGAGCGCCAGAAGGAGATCGGCTTCTGGATGATCGGCCAGATGATGAAGGTCGGCCTCGAGTTCGAGAACCTCCTCATCCGCGGCCTCATGCAGTACGTCTACAACCTGCCCAACGGCTCCCCGGAGTACCGCTACGTGACCCACGAGGCGACCGAGGAGACCCACCACACCCAGATGTTCCAGGAGTACGTCAACCGGGCCGGCGTCAACCCCCCGGGCATGCGCCGCTGGACCAAGACGATGCCGCTCCAGATGCTGATCCCGTCCTTCGCGACGCTCTTCCCGGAGTTCTTCTTCACGCTCGTGCTCGGCGGCGAGGAGCCGATCGACCACGCGCAGAAGATGATCCTGCGCAGCGGCTGGGAGATGCACCCGCTGGTGAAGCGGATCGTGTCGATCCACGTCGCCGAGGAGGCGCGTCACATCTCGTTCGCGCACCGCTACCTCACCGAGCGGGCCGACGACATGGGCGCCATCCGCAAGGGCCTTCTCGGTGTCCTCACGCCGGTCGTCTACCGCCTCATGTGCGACATGATCCTGACCCCGCAGCGGTCCTCCTACCGCGAGCTCGGCATCCCGCGCTCCGTCATCAAGGACGTGTACTGGAAGAGCCCGCAGGGCACCGAGCTGCTCTCCGAGACCTTCTCCGACCTGCGGATGCTGGCCGAGAACATCGGCGTCCGCAACCGGGTCACCCGCCCGCTGTGGAAGCTGCTCGGCATCGATGGTCGCCCGGCTCGCTTCCGCGGTGAGGTCCACGAGCGCGGCGGCCACAGCCACGGCGCGAGCACCAAGGTGGCCTGA